A window from Malassezia japonica chromosome 1, complete sequence encodes these proteins:
- a CDS encoding 5-oxoprolinase (ATP-hydrolyzing) (COG:E; EggNog:ENOG503NX9S), which translates to MSAVDPILLSLFANRFMAVAESMGRSLQQTSISTNIKERLDFSCAIFAPDGSLIANAPHLPVHLGSMSFAVQYQVEHMHELGQGKFSRGDVVLANHPVAGGSHLPDITCITPVFAPNKDEIIFFTASRGHHADIGGILPGSMPPTSKTLFEEGAQIRSFKIVSNGVYNRDELVRLLVDEPAKYPGCSGTRCFRDVESDLQAQIAANHKGILLIQDLVEEWGLKTVQDYMIHIRNNAELSVRNLLRRVAEQQKSNELHAIDFMDDGTPIELRVTIDPKEGSAIFDFEGTGPEVNANFNCPRSVAFSAIIYSLRCMVSDDIPLNQGCLAPIDVRIPKGSLLSPSETAAVVGGNVMTSQRITDVVFRAFKAVAASQGDTNNLTFGTGGQDAEGNHVEGFGYYETIAGGSGAGPTWHGTSGVHTHMTNTRITDPEIFERRYPVYLRQFGLREGSGGDGKYKGGDGVIRDIEFLEPGIQVSILSERRVFQPYGLEGGSDAKSGLNLWVKQRREADGDLVPANDEGVVPPRIINLGGKNTTKFGAGDRIIIHTPGGGGYGTPTDKPQEKAAHRARPATRGSLADWQALQLGA; encoded by the coding sequence ATGAGTGCTGTGGACCCAATCCTGCTGTCGCTGTTTGCAAACCGATTTATGGCTGTGGCCGAGTCTATGGGCCGTTCGTTGCAACAGACATCCATTTCGACCAACATCAAGGAGCGTCTGGACTTCTCGTGCGCGATTTTTGCCCCCGATGGCTCGCTGATTGCCAACGCGCCCCACCTTCCCGTGCATCTGGGGTCGATGAGCTTTGCAGTGCAGTACCAGGTCGAGCACATGCACGAGCTGGGTCAAGGCAAGTTTTCTCGGGGTGACGTGGTGCTCGCGAACCACCCGGTGGCCGGCGGCAGCCACCTGCCCGACATCACTTGCATCACCCCAGTCTTTGCCCCCAACAAGGACGAGATCATCTTTTTTACTGCGAGCCGCGGTCACCACGCGGACATTGGCGGTATCCTCCCGGGATCGATGCCCCCGACCTCCAAGACGCTCTTTGAAGAGGGAGCGCAGATCCGCTCGTTCAAGATCGTGTCCAACGGCGTGTACaaccgcgacgagctcgtccgcTTGCTGGTCGATGAGCCGGCAAAGTACCCGGGCTGCTCGGGCACGCGCTGCTTCCGCGACGTCGAGTCGGACCTGCAGGCGCAGATCGCGGCGAACCACAAGGGCATCCTCCTGATCCAGGACCTGGTCGAGGAGTGGGGCCTCAAGACGGTGCAGGACTACATGATCCACATTCGCAACAATGCCGAGCTGTCCGTGCGTAacctgctgcgccgtgtcgccgagcagcaaaAGTCCAACGAGCTGCACGCCATCGACTTTATGgacgacggcacgccgatcgAGCTCCGTGTGACAATCGATCCCAAGGAGGGCTCGGCCATCTTTGACTTTGAGGGCACCGGTCCGGAGGTGAACGCCAACTTCAACTGCCCGCGCTCGGTCGCGTTCAGTGCGATCATTtactcgctgcgctgcatgGTCTCGGACGACATTCCGCTGAACCAGGGCTGCCTCGCGCCGATCGACGTGCGCATTCCCAAGGGCTCGCTCCTCTCGCCTTCGGAGACCGCGGCGGTGGTCGGCGGCAACGTCATGACCAGCCAGCGCATCACCGACGTCGTCTTCCGTGCGTTCAAAGCGGTGGCCGCATCCCAGGGCGACACCAACAACCTCACGTTTGGCACGGGTGGCCAGGACGCCGAGGGCAACCACGTCGAGGGCTTTGGCTACTACGAGACCATTgccggcggctcgggcgcaggTCCGACGTGGCACGGCACCAGCGGTGTGCATACCCACATGACCAACACCCGCATCACCGATCCTGAAATCTTTGAGCGCCGCTACCCGGTGTACCTGCGCCAGTttggcctgcgcgagggctcgggcggcgacggcaagTACAAGGGCGGCGATGGCGTGATTCGCGACATTGAGTTCCTCGAGCCGGGTATCCAGGTCAGCATCCTctcggagcgccgcgtctttCAGCCATACGGCCTCGAGGGGGGCAGCGATGCCAAGAGCGGGCTCAACCTCTGGGtcaagcagcgccgcgaggccgacggcgacctCGTGCCGGCCAACGACGAGGGCGTCGTCCCGCCGCGCATCATCAACCTCGGCGGCAAAAACACGACCAAGTTCGGTGCAGGCGACCGCATCATTATCCAcacgccgggcggcggtggatacggcacgccgaccgacaAGCCGCAAGaaaaggcggcgcaccgcgcccgccctgcgacgcgcggcagTCTCGCCGACTGGcaagcgctgcagctcggcgcgtaA
- a CDS encoding uncharacterized protein (EggNog:ENOG503PKNB), with protein MARLPRAVEQILTAYLTGAIAQRLSRSPAVLRATDRILHEWDTLPQRMQGKPVPYTPRTFDEYETVTQEDHGEPHDEPSPFPLSGKYSGQDADLKKARSTNATASRAPESPPSDERASPPPKEPLDPVADEIRALQEKLRRPK; from the exons ATGGCGCGGCTTCCGCGGGCTGTTGAGCAGATCCTGACCGCGTACCTGACGGGCGCgattgcgcagcgc CTGAGCCGCTCTCCCGCCGTGCTTCGCGCGACGGACCGAATTTTGCACGAGTGGGATACGCTCCCCCAGCGGATGCAAGGCAAGCCGGTGCCTTATACACCACGCACCTTTGACGAGTACGAGACAGTGACACAAGAAG ACCACGGCGAGCCACATGACGAGCCGTCGCCCTTTCCTTTGTCGGGCAAGTACAGCGGCCAGGATGCCGACCTAAAAAAGGCGCGGTCTACGAACGCCACCGCCTCTCGTGCGCCCGAGTCACCGCccagcgacgagcgcgcttCTCCACCCCCCAAAGAACCTTTGGACCCAGTTGCGGACGAGATCCGCGCGCTACAGGAGAAACTACGGCGTCCTAAGTAA
- a CDS encoding uncharacterized protein (EggNog:ENOG503PKXB; SECRETED:SignalP(1-23)) — MKLVSPLSVWAIASAMAGIGVMATDSADLIMASTPNTTLERRGTKQMGKHSGFSGTATWYDVETWEAGACGQDIDNDMHIVALNEPMYGDLDSRSSWCGKEIMIANGLKTARAKIMDACPETQQCHHGSLDMSMSLFQVFHDLKLGVFPITWWVIDGDGGDSGGSGGGSSSGGGSNNGGNNGGNNGGNNGGNNGGNDGDDNGSSSSSSNNNNGNNGNNNGSNGAKSTASRSSASKSSASKSSASASHASSLDAQASASKASKASAASSSSASAVSAASAAASRHSASRASAASASSASASKSSASSSTSSSTSSSSSSSSSSTSSSSSDTASSTGNAGSTAPGLGTGGSSSDDPQAGNLQNFVKVLNGMSMLVHAAAQN; from the exons ATGAAGCTAGTGTCGCCCTTGAGCGTCTGGGCGATTGCGTCCGCTATGGCGGGAATTGGCGTGATGGCGACAGACTCTGCTGACCTGATTATGGCTAGCACACCGAACACGACGCTGGAGCGCCGTGGAACGAAGCAAATGGGCAAGCACAGCGGTTTCTCGGGAACCGCGACGTGGTACGACGTGGAGACTTGGGAGGCTGG TGCATGTGGTCAGGACATTGATAACGATATGCACATTGTAGCGCTCAACGAGCCCATGTACGGCGACCTGgactcgcgctcgagctggtgcgGCAAGGAGATCATGATTGCCAACGGTCTCAAGACTGCGCGTGCCAAGATTATGGATGCGTGCCCCGAGACGCAGCAGTGCCACCACGGTTCGCTCGATATGAGTATGTCGCTCTTCCAAGTCTTTCACGATTTGAAGCTCGGCGTCTTTCCCATTACGTGGTGGGTGATTGACGGCGACGGCGGTGATAgtggcggcagcggcggcggcagcagcagcggcggcggcagcaaCAATGGCGGCAACAATGGAGGCAACAATGGAGGCAACAATGGCGGTAACAATGGCGGTAACGATGGTGACGACAAtggcagcagcagcagcagcagcaacAACAACAACGGCAACAACGGCAACAATAACGGCAGTAACGGTGCCAAGTCGACCGCGTCCAGGTCGTCTGCCTCGAAGTCGTCCGCGTCCAAGTCGTCGGCCTCTGCCTCGCATGCTTCCTCGCTGGATGCACAGGCGTCCGCATCCAAGGCGTCCAAAGCatcggccgcgtcgtcctcgtcggcgtcggctgtGTCGGCTGCCTctgcggccgcgtcgcgccacTCGGCatcgcgtgcgtcggccgcgagtgcctcgagtgcgtcggcgtccaagtcgagcgcaagcagctcgacgtcgagctcgacgagctcctcgtccagctctagctcgtcctcgacgagctcctcgtcgagtgacaccgcctcgagcactgGTAATGCCGGCTCCACGGCCCCTGGTCTCGGCACTggcggctcgagcagcgaTGACCCGCAGGCCGGGAACTTGCAAAACTTTGTCAAGGTGTTGAACGGCATGTCCATGCTGGTCCATGCAGCCGCCCAAAACTAA
- a CDS encoding uncharacterized protein (COG:P; TransMembrane:11 (i12-33o84-104i116-133o139-160i172-191o203-226i335-357o363-386i407-427o439-458i470-489o); EggNog:ENOG503NV25): MFQLPQFPGAEYIRGTSLTVLIAFVCGCGFLLFGYDQGVMSALIEEPMMAGTMPQIAKYEQVDQKQWYADGRIYLDSDQFDSNVQGAIVSCYELGALIGSIIVLWKGDQLGRRSSVAIGSTIMIIGTIIMVAHDRLPAFTVGRVIAGIGNGLDTATIPMLQSELSKAKNRGFLVFIEGALLAGGVMISYWIDFGFYFFRWNSVQWRFPIAFQAAFALVLLLGIFFIPESPRWLVKKGMVDEARHVISRVRDRPEDDYEVNAELQQLVDAIHKQETAMGAFKISEIFTMGPEQNLYRVLIGCTAQMFQQLTGINNLTYYANTVFQMVNSDDIPTRLLVCGSGVIYFVAAAVAVFVIDVAGRRPLMIWCAFAMAVCFAIMSGMIYKVMQGNDMKLPKEQFITYGKVAEAFIYLYFIPWSFGWLGMTWLYPPEVTPIRIRAPAVALSTCTNWIWNFTVVMISPPAFKNLRNHTFTMFGAFNMMFIPFVYAFFPETKQRGLEEMDLFFADAHRDGFWKASRFMTTATYLSLTTPHLSAEELDEIINERDDINGDGGAAKEAGEGENGETGENGASPPSYDAPAAKA, from the coding sequence ATGTTTCAGCTCCCGCAATTCCCGGGTGCTGAGTATATCCGCGGCACCTCGCTGACGGTGCTCATTGCCTTTGTCTGTGGCTGTGGTTTCCTTCTCTTCGGTTATGACCAAGGTGTCATGTCGGCCCTCATTGAGGAGCCCATGATGGCTGGTACTATGCCTCAAATCGCCAAGTACGAACAGGTCGATCAAAAACAGTGGTACGCCGACGGTAGGATCTACCTGGACAGTGATCAGTTCGACTCCAACGTCCAGGGTGCCATTGTCAGCTGCTACGAGCTTGGTGCCCTGATCGGTTCGATTATTGTGCTCTGGAAGGGTGATCAGCTTGGTCGCCGCAGCTCGGTTGCCATTGGTTCGACGATTATGATCATTGGTACCATTATCATGGTTGCCCACGACCGTCTCCCTGCTTTCACTGTTGGCCGTGTTATTGCCGGTATTGGCAACGGTCTCGACACTGCTACGATTCCCATGCTTCAGTCTGAGCTTTCCAAGGCCAAGAACCGTGGTTTCCTCGTGTTTATTGAGGGTGCTCTGCTCGCTGGTGGTGTTATGATTTCGTACTGGATCGACTTCGGTTTCTACTTCTTCCGCTGGAACAGTGTGCAGTGGCGTTTCCCGATCGCGTTCCAAGCTGCTTTCGCCCTGGTTCTGCTTCTCGGTATCTTCTTCATTCCCGAGTCGCCCCGTTGGCTCGTCAAAAAGGGTATGGTCGACGAAGCCCGCCACGTTATTTCGCGCGTGCGTGACCGCCCTGAGGATGACTACGAGGTCAacgccgagctccagcAGCTTGTGGATGCGATTCACAAGCAGGAGACTGCGATGGGTGCTTTCAAGATCAGCGAGATCTTCACGATGGGCCCTGAGCAGAACCTGTACCGTGTGCTGATTGGATGCACTGCCCAGATGTTCCAGCAGCTTACTGGTATTAACAACTTGACCTACTACGCCAACACGGTGTTCCAGATGGTTAACTCGGACGATATTCCAACCCGTCTGCTTGTCTGCGGTAGCGGTGTCATTTACTTCGTTGCCGCTGCTGTTGCCGTCTTTGTTATTGATGTTGctggtcgtcgtcctctGATGATCTGGTGTGCCTTTGCCATGGCGGTCTGCTTTGCTATTATGTCGGGTATGATTTACAAGGTCATGCAGGGCAATGACATGAAGTTGCCCAAGGAGCAATTCATCACCTACGGtaaggtcgccgaggcgttcATCTACTTGTACTTCATCCCTTGGTCGTTCGGCTGGCTCGGTATGACTTGGCTGTACCCGCCGGAGGTTACTCCTATCCGTATTCGTGCTCCGGCCGTTGCCCTGTCAACTTGCACGAACTGGATCTGGAACTTTACTGTCGTCATGATTTCGCCCCCTGCTTTCAAGAACCTCCGCAACCACACCTTCACCATGTTCGGTGCCTTCAACATGATGTTCATTCCGTTCGTGTACGCCTTCTTCCCCGAGACGAAGCAGCGTGGTCTGGAGGAGATGGACTTGTTCTTTGCCGACGCCCACCGTGATGGCTTCTGGAAGGCCTCGCGCTTCATGACCACCGCGACCTACCTGTCGCTCACCACGCCTCACCTCAGCGCTGAGGAGCTCGATGAGATCATCAACGAGCGTGATGACATCAATGGCGACGGTGGTGCCGCCAAGGAGGCTGGCGAGGGCGAAAACGGTGAGACCGGAGAGAACGGTGCTTCGCCGCCCTCGTACGACGCTCCCGCTGCGAAGGCCTAA
- the BLM3 gene encoding Proteasome activator BLM10 (EggNog:ENOG503NWBP; COG:S) → MDELDFVDLEAVDELDAEEEENGVVLESGESTPHGKDVAHTYPNSLPYACETQEEFDRRLAATIGKLLDCIELHDFDVGLVRWNQYLQCLLSLKYPVKREWRAKLARMYYELTVMSSLDPRVTEVAGSMAIRLLRPKREIDIADLELPWRPLYDALAGQIFHKGRKVTNTGVSNVLLDLAEYAQRFFPAREAHAMLQTVLPQMDGGDLNSVIATQALLVHFLPLAEPQSWLPAMFRLWETFKSSLFDDQMLDHLARLAEHHLTEPGELAPGDKPRLWQETGIFTDAQFALIMSKCLRSAGLPVGANKAANATLMAQSSTVRTGADALATSQTLRMKKPSDRLHSFAVLLVYSMAPDAPALGQADAPHSSATAPLQVAPQQTYLAGCKALDQLAKFVQATESYFHPSNWGVWQVQLSNFVQHLTWEFAQRCKEEERSDCKTPPAFRLTPEIKREFVRTLRTVCLLSMFSKDPLTILAAQTSLKRMSYLQPELIIPAVLQRSFNSLEALETTHRTASVISALAALSQPMVSRQIYPAGAKNLAPLLHLCLPGIDMNDPMKTISTCMFVLSATLTIRVDDLSGEMGDEAIDANEPCAVDDETTTTRGEEDYALRLATAELDGWCTAFIRRVLHLVDNLPDEGKSGRIGEKNEEMVLNTMIATCDVFCSSLSPSLFARTLEIVLEYCQTTISASGVKVVGSLIGCFARADSAAVLKRVVPMCCERIALELAHGASSTRTTSTSLPLAQDTALHWHISMLNGALMFAGENLLAHRDALLETCALLSRSCFAERGYMLSAKLIQRLIFSLVSIYPKEQRFVNPDEWNSPEFQRNSHRAWGKLYTFSQVHIDWHTPSDAEIAMALDVLRTVVRPALSALEKLQSESVRDKAWYNDFCRHLLLVRFSYAAFAALAEPEAGTPTDLQPFPSDLGDAAASFLPTPIPLASGYPLDRTDARHTDVASFQAAFGDVLLHAAQDMHTTGAEDQIDAAKLLVRSLRTFLVQSGYNPDELRGLAKSVTFFRTIGRTWPKQQAYPRTLWLRRASLYHLSRLRIRNAFALRTPRTDALTKQLLGLCLSNYVAIRKMAQSTFASVCIAYDGSRALCLPKVLETLRPGVADDQVKGALYVLANKGYARTVVRNARFTRSVLMALLHIDHAKPSIQKLVRGVLNDEVGRLNEPALRTAQFPTPPLAEAAAAVAPFATDRTPSAVLEAARNARAERVAHTEKEHTAFVDDVLQFAQAPTTHWAFAIFALRALRQLLRHDVSLRADLAAYFATESVSANPIMRKHAQQALARLLYLVKLRSLADGEHLFTEQTQHPLKQREPLNTAPEAVQARLAAFAEPLTPSSQLRDKAFQGWLARGTEDEYYLAPPEDRAPVAWEEGSVAALAAVQSSLTQAWWDTFVGHLAQEMDRDYLSAETTTFIKSLFQMLGVSLLDPVRPAVAGLVAERDRHKHRAAAELVSSAFRGAKHWPLRDQDRLRTWCDEWMPRVLVECTPDSQPSWQMCVEYIFKNRDPRRARSLLQFITQHAESSLASESRSPLEQAHAQQLLASALRSLQHKFTAWGAADVRARFFAQFGHDYQEVRKAIGEGLVELEYAQAQPSFASVDAFLEASASEYGSLLSHLDGLGARCEQLSQNLQAWRTERVPSAQGTSLYDRAAMTGAFWISMSLDDHRLGPMASEVIPLLPDLFAMYQLRDNPELSAIAKAVLIKVVSHPFSAAQARPLVLQLLSIVENATDSWHARLDALPLLQIVYFQNLFYLENDTVEKVIQLLLDLLADKHLEVREMAATTLSGIVRCSQRSLVHTLRVRFEGVVQATPVPKRGTPSFETHLVTLHAALLGATALVAAFPYDVPDWMPELILETIAPHTDDPVPISTTVRHCAADFRRTHQDTWAEDQFKFGDRIQEVNDFTLGRSDYFV, encoded by the exons ATGGATGAGCTAGACTTTGTTgacctcgaggccgtggaTGAGCTCGATGCCGAAGAGGAAGAGAAtggcgtcgtgctcgagtcCGGCGAGTCGACGCCCCATGGCAAGGACGTTGCGCACACCTATCCCAACAGTCTTCCCTATGCATGCGAGACGCAAGAAGAGTTTGACCGGCGTCTTGCAGCGACCATCGGAAAACTGCTCGACTGCATTGAACTGCACGACTTTGACGTGGGCCTTGTTCGCTGGAACCAGTACCTCCAATGCCTCTTGTCCCTGAAATACCCCGTAAAACGCGAATGGCGCGccaagctcgcgcgcatgtACTACGAGCTGACCGTCATGTCGTCGCTTGATCCTCGTGTGACAGAGGTGGCGGGTAGCATGGCGATACGTCTCTTGCG CCCCAAACGCGAGATTGATATTGCCGACCTCGAGCTGCCGTGGCGGCCATTGTACGACGCACTCGCCGGCCAAATCTTTCACAAGGGTCGTAAAGTGACCAACACCGGCGTGAGCAATGTACTGCTAGACCTGGCCGAGTATGCCCAGCGCTTTTTCCCTGCGCGTGAAGCGCATGCGATGCTCCAAACGGTCCTCCCCCAGATGGACGGCGGCGACCTGAACTCGGTGATTGCGACGCAGGCACTCCTTGTGCACTTTTTGCCTCTTGCTGAGCCACAGAGCTGGCTGCCGGCCATGTTTCGCCTGTGGGAGACATTCAAGTCGTCGCTCTTTGACGACCAAATGCTGGATCACCTCGCccgccttgccgagcaccaCTTGACCGAGCCTGGTGAGCTTGCGCCCGGAGACAAGCCGCGGCTCTGGCAAGAGACGGGTATCTTTACCGATGCGCAGTTTGCACTGATCATGTCGAAGTGCCTGCGATCCGCCGGCCTGCCGGTCGGTGCGAACAAGGCTGCTAATGCGACGCTCATGGCACAGTCGTCCACCGTCCGTACCGGTGCTGACGCACTCGCAACGAGccagacgctgcgcatgaAAAAGCCGAGCGACCGTCTGCACTCGTTTGCCGTCCTGCTGGTCTACAGTATGGCGCCCGATGCGCCTGCACTTGGGCAAGCCGATGCCCCGCATTCAAGTGccacggcgccgctgcaagtcgcgccgcagcagacCTACCTCGCCGGAtgcaaggcgctcgaccaaCTCGCCAAGTTTGTGCAGGCGACCGAGAGTTACTTCCACCCCTCCAACTGGGGCGTATGGCAGGTGCAGCTGTCCAACTTCGTGCAGCATCTGACTTGGGAATTCGCACAGCGCTGCAAGGAAGAAGAGCGGAGTGACTGCAAGACCCCCCCCGCCTTCCGCCTCACGCCCGAGATCAAGCGCGAGTTTGTGCGCACGCTACGGACCGTGTGCTTGCTGAGCATGTTTTCCAAGGACCCGCTGACAATCCTGGCTGCGCAGACGAGCCTTAAGCGCATGTCGTACCTGCAGCCCGAGCTGATCATTCCCGCCGTGCTTCAGCGATCGTTCaactcgctcgaggcgcttgagACGACGCACCGCACTGCATCGGTCATCTCGGCGCTAGCTGCGCTTTCTCAGCCGATGGTCTCGCGCCAGATCTACCCTGCTGGGGCCAAGaaccttgcgccgctcttgCATCTGTGCTTGCCTGGCATTGACATGAACGATCCCATGAAGACGATCAGCACATGCATGTTTGTCCTCTCGGCGACGCTGACCATCCGAGTCGACGACCTGAGTGGCGAAAtgggcgacgaggccaTCGATGCGAATGAGCCGTGCGCCGTGGACGACGAGACCACTACGACACGGGGCGAAGAAGACTATgccctgcgcctcgccacgGCCGAACTCGATGGCTGGTGCACTGCGTTTAtccgccgcgtgctgcacctcgtcgacaaCCTGCCGGACGAGGGCAAGAGCGGACGTATTGGTGAAAAGAACGAGGAAATGGTTTTGAACACGATGATTGCGACGTGCGATGTATTCTGCAGCTCGCTGAGTCCTAGCCTCTTTGCACGTACTCTCGAAATTGTGCTGGAATACTGCCAGACGACCATctccgcgagcggcgtcaAGGTTGTCGGATCGTTGATCGGCTGCTTTGCGCGTGCAGACAGCGCGGCGGTCCTCAAGCGGGTCGTACCGATGTGTTGCGAACGCATTGCTCttgagctcgcgcacggcgcctcgtcgacacgCACGACGTCTACGAGCCTGCCACTCGCGCAGGATACGGCGCTTCACTGGCACATTTCGATGCTGAATGGCGCGCTTATGTTTGCGGGTGAGAATTTGCTTGCGCACCGGGACGCGCTTCTCGAGACGTGTGCGCTCTTGTCGCGCTCATGCTTTGCCGAGCGTGGCTATATGCTCAGCGCCAAACTCATTCAGCGCCTCATCTTTTCGCTGGTTAGCATCTATCCGAAGGAGCAGCGGTTCGTCAACCCCGACGAGTGGAACTCGCCCGAGTTCCAGCGCAACTCGCATCGCGCATGGGGCAAGCTGTATACCTTCTCGCAGGTACACATTGACTGGCACACGCCGAGCGATGCAGAGATCGCGATGGCACTTGATGTATTGCGCACAGTCGTCCGCCCAGCACTTTCTGCACTCGAAAAGCTTCAAAGTGAAAGCGTGCGCGACAAGGCGTGGTACAATGACTTTTGCCGGCACCTCCTCCTGGTGCGCTTCTCGTACGCGGCatttgcggcgctcgcggaaCCTGAAGCAGGTACGCCGACGGATCTGCAGCCGTTCCCGTCGGACCTTGGCGATGCGGCTGCGTCGTTCCTGCCGACACCGATTCCGTTGGCTTCGGGGTACCCTCTGGACCGTaccgacgcgcgccacaCCGATGTCGCCTCTTTCCAGGCAGCATTTGGCGACGTTTtgctgcacgcggcgcaggacatGCACACGACTGGTGCAGAGGACCAAATCGATGCCGCCAAGCTTCTGGTGCGTTCGCTGCGCACGTTCCTCGTGCAGTCGGGCTACAAccccgacgagctgcgcggcctcgccAAGTCTGTCACGTTTTTCCGTACAATTGGACGGACATGGCCGAAGCAGCAGGCGTATCCCCGCACCCTCTGGCTACGCCGTGCATCGCTGTACCACCTgtcgcgcctgcgcatTCGGAATGCATTTGCTTTGCGTACTCCTCGCACCGATGCCTTGACCAAGCAGCTGCTCGGTTTGTGCCTCTCAAACTATGTCGCGATCCGCAAGATGGCGCAGTCAACCTTTGCCAGCGTTTGCATCGCCTACGACGGCTCGCGTGCGCTGTGTTTGCCCAAGGTCCTCGAGACACTCCGGCCCGGCGTCGCTGATGACCAGGTGAAGGGTGCACTTTATGTGCTTGCGAACAAAGGCTATGCACGCACTGTCGTGCGCAATGCACGCTTCACGCGCTCGGTGCTCATGGCGCTCTTGCACATTGATCATGCGAAGCCGAGCATCCAAAAGCTCGTGCGTGGCGTGCTCAACGACGAGGTCGGCCGTCTAAACGAGCCGGCACTGCGTACAGCCCAATTCCCTACGCCGCCtcttgccgaggcggctgCGGCTGTGGCGCCGTTTGCGACGGACCGCACCCCTTCTGCCGTCCTCGAAGCGGCACGGaacgcgcgtgccgagcgcgtggccCATACGGAGAAGGAGCACACGGCGTTTGTCGACGACGTACTGCAGTTTGCTCAAGCACCAACAACGCATTGGGCCTTTGCCATCTTTGCGTTGCGTGCGCTACGCCAGCTCCTACGCCACGATGtgtcgctgcgtgcggacCTCGCAGCATACTTTGCCACTGAGAGCGTGTCGGCGAACCCCATCATGCGCAAGCACGCACAGCAAGCGCTTGCGCGGCTTTTGTACCTCGTCAAGCTGCGCTCGCTTGCGGATGGTGAACACCTCTTTACTGAGCAGACGCAGCACCCTCtcaagcagcgcgagccTCTGAAcaccgcgcccgaggcggtacaagcgcggctcgctgcgTTTGCCGAGCCGCTTACACCATCctcgcagctgcgcgacaaggCCTTCCAAGGgtggctcgcgcgcggtaCGGAGGACGAGTACTACCTTGCGCCACCAGAAGaccgcgcgccggtcgcctgGGAGGAAGGCTCGGTAGCGGCGCTGGCTGCAGTCCAGTCGTCGCTCACGCAAGCGTGGTGGGATACGTTTGTCGGgcaccttgcgcaggagATGGACCGCGACTATCTTTCGGCAGAGACGACGACGTTTATCAAATCGCTCTTCCAGATGCTGGGCGTGTCGCTCCTCGATCCTGTACGGCCTGCCGTCGCCGGGCTggttgccgagcgcgaccgccACAAGCACCGTGCAGCGGCTGAGCTGGTGAGCAGTGCGTTCCGTGGCGCCAAGCACTGGCCGCTGCGTGACCAGGACCGTCTGCGTACGTGGTGCGACGAGTGGATGCCTcgtgtcctcgtcgagtgCACGCCGGACAGCCAGCCGTCGTGGCAGATGTGTGTCGAGTATATTTTCAAGAATCGCGACccgcgccgtgcacggAGTTTACTGCAGTTTATCACGCAGCATGCCGAGTCGAGTctcgcgagcgagtcgcgcaGCCCACTTGAGCAGGCGCATGCAcagcagctgctcgcgagtgcgctgcgctcgttGCAGCACAAGTTTACGGCATGGGGCGCTGCCGatgtgcgtgcgcgcttcTTTGCGCAGTTCGGACACGATTACCAAGAAGTACGCAAGGCGATTGGCGagggcctcgtcgagctcgagtaTGCACAGGCCCAGCCCTCGTTTGCGAGCGTCGATGCGTTCCtcgaggcgagcgcgagcgagtACGGCTCACTCCTCAGCCATCTGGACGGCCTCGGGGCGCGGTGTGAGCAGCTCTCGCAGAACCTGCAAGCGTGGCGCACAGAGCGTGTTCCCAGTGCTCAAGGCACTTCGCTGTACGACCGTGCGGCCATGACGGGTGCGTTTTGGATCTCGATGAGTCTGGACGATCACCGCCTCGGACCGATGGCCAGCGAGGTGATCCCATTGCTCCCCGACCTCTTTGCCATGTACCAGCTGCGCGATAATCCCGAACTGTCGGCGATTGCCAAGGCGGTGCTGATCAAGGTCGTCTCGCATCCTTTTTCCGCGGCACAGGCGCGCccgctcgtgctgcagctcctgtCGATCGTCGAGAATGCGACCGATTCGTGgcacgcgcgtctcgacgccCTGCCGCTCTTGCAAATTGTCTATTTCCAAAa CCTCTTTTATCTCGAAAACGACACGGTGGAAAAAGTGATCCAGCTCCTGCTTGACCTGCTTGCCGACAAGCACCTCGAAGTGCGCGAGATGGCGGCTACGACGCTGTCCGGCATTGTACGGTGCTcgcagcgctcgctcgtGCATACGCTCCGTGTGCGTTTCGAAGGCGTGGtgcaggcgacgccggtgcCAAAGCGCGGTACGCCGTCGTTCGAGACACACCTAGTCACGCTGCATGCGGCGCTTCTTGGCGCCACTGCCCTGGTCGCCGCGTTCCCGTACGACGTGCCGGACTGGATGCCGGAGCTGATTCTCGAGACGATTGCGCCGCATACCGACGACCCCGTGCCGATCTCGACGACGGTGCGccactgcgccgccgatttccggcgcacgcatcAGGATACCTGGGCGGAAGACCAGTTCAAGTTTGGAGACCGCATCCAAGAAGTCAACGACTTTACGCTGGGCCGTAGTGACTATTTCGTGTAG